Below is a window of Conger conger chromosome 16, fConCon1.1, whole genome shotgun sequence DNA.
TTCTCTCGAGTACAAGAAAaggtaaaataaacaattccTCTAGTTTtgacaccccacaccccacacatacTTTGAATCCAGAATTCAACACTACATAGCTTACTTATATTTAGCCTCTCTAGTAGGGTGGAGTATACCGGAAGCATCGCTCCCAATACATCCCAATACATTATCTCCCTATAGTGTCACGCACATTGCTGGTAAGATGACacctacacgcgcacacacaaaccccaagTCTTAAGTAAAGTGCAGCTTTCCAGCAGCACTGCTTTGGCTGATGGCCCTTTCCCCCGCCCAGCTGCCAGGAGGCGCGGGACGAGCTGCAGGAGTTCCAGGAGGGCAGCAGGGAGCTGGAGGCCGAGCTGGAGGCACAGCTGGGGCAGGCGGAGAGCCGGATCAGAGACCTGCAGGCGGAGAACCACAGGCTGAAGAGCGAGGTGGACACCCTCAGGGTATGAGAGGGCGGGGTTCCCTGTCCTACATCCACAGTACACCTACGTGTGATATCAGTACAGTTTGACCGCGTTGGTGCTGACGGTTGCGGTCGCGGTCGCGGTTGTGTCCCTTCcccaggagaagctggagcagCAGTATGCGCAGAGCTACAAGCAGATCTCCGTGCTGGAGGACGACCTGGGCCAGACTCGCGGCATCAAGGAGCAGCTGTACCGATACGTGAGGGAGCTGGAGCAGGCCAACGACGACCTGGAGAGGGCCAAGAGGTCAGGGGACAcatgattacacacacacacacacacacgcatacacacacacacacgcatacacactcccatacacactcccatacacacacacacacacacacacacacacacacacacacacacacacacactcatacacacactcatacacacacacatacacacactcatacacacacacacacacactcgcatacacgcacacacacagaagcagatgtttctcttttctgtttttttactgtGTATCCGTGGCCCCCCAGGGCGACCATCGTGTCCCTGGAGGACTTTGAGGCTCGGCTGAACCAGGCCATAGAGAGGAACGCCTTCCTGGAGAGCGAGCTGGACGAGAAGGAGTCGCTCCTGGTGTCTGTGCAGAGGCTGAAAGACGAGGCCAGAGGTGCGTAGCCCCCTTCCCCTGTGCGTGGCCTGAGATATCTGCGTCACTTATTTCCTGCTTCCGGGTCATTGTGATGTATCAACCCCGTATTGGATACAACGCTATCGCATGATTGTGAGCGCTACGATTTTTGCGTATGTGTTCAAATTCACGCTCTTGCCGTTACTAGCCCGTCGGCTAAGGAAGTTATTACTGCACGCTATGTAGCTAGCACTGTGAGTAGATGGCAAGCTAATACAGAAAAAAGTACACAATTATGTGATAGTGCTGTATCCAATAAGGGGTCGATGCATCACGATGACCCTGGAACGAGGGAATAGGTGACGCAGATATCTCCCGGGGGCTGAAATTGGCTTGGCTGGAGCGTGCGTTTAGCGGCCGgctgaccctctctctctctctctcgttgggCAGACCTGCGGCAGGAGCTGGCGGTGCGGGACAGGAGCGTGGATGGCAGCAGGATGTCGGCTCCGAGCTCGCCCACGCTAGACATCGACAGGGCAGACTGCGCCGTGCAggcctctctgtccctcccggCCACACCCCTGGGCAAGATCATGGATAACGCCTTCCTCAGCCAGAAAGGTAGGCCCCGCAAGCTCCCACTTCTCTCTCATTTTGGAAAGCTTGTTGTAAATGTCACCAAAACCTTTTGTCAAAACCAGTACATGCTTTCATGAATATAATGCGTTTTGTTACATTGCtatgtaaaaagaaaagttaTAGACAGGATTTGATATAGCGGTCATGATATATGTAATTGGTGATTCGCTTTTTGGATATTAATTCTGGTCTCTCTGAGCCGTCAGTCACATGACCCCACGTGTGTTTTCTCATTGGTCAGTTCTGAACAATGGCAGCTCTCCCCTGACACCGTCAGCCAGGATATCAGCTCTCAACATTGTGGGGGACCTGCTGCGGAAAGTAGGGGTGAGTGCAGGcttcctgcagtgtgtgtgggtttgaggGTTGACTTAGCGCTGCCTTTAGGTTCTCAGTCCCTTCACTCTGTGAAGGGTTAACATGTTATTGTCCAtattattattctcattatttttcattttatatatgtatatttatataacgATGTGTTCAGTCCTGATCGACGTTACTTTTATCCTGGATGACTGAGTAGCTGCTGTGCGAACCACAGATATCTCACAACATGTTTTGCTTGTGTGTCGAAAATGAGGTAGTTTTCCTTCAAACTGGCACGGACACTTACAGGGTATAAAGGATTGCTGTGAATAATACTTTTTTGGATGGTGTTGACTCTGTCAACAAGCgtgctctttctgcagaaataacGACCCTTATTGTCGGATTTAGTGTGAAATGTTTTCCGGACTGGATTGCTCCGCTGGATTTTTGTTTCCCAGCCCAACAACTGCAATGAATGTCACTTTGGACAGAAGGCTGTCGGGtgaatgtaatgtgctgtaatgtgGATGTAGAGAGTTTGCAGttgggatgtgtttgtgtgttttcaggcCCTGGAGTCCAAACTGGCCGCGTGCAGAAGCATGGCCAAAGACCAGGCCACCAGGAGGGCTCTGACGGGCATTACCAACGGCAGCATCGGTAGCGGCAAGTTCTCCCACACGCTTCAGTCCTGCTCCGACAAACCGTGAGTGCAAAACCTACACCGCATAACCTACTGCGTCTGTACACCGCGTAACCTACTGCGTCTGTACACCGCATAACCTCTTGAGTCTGTACACCGCATAACCTACTGCGTCTGTACACCGCATAACCTCTTGAGTCTGCAACAAAGCatgtatgtttaaaaatatactgcATGAAACTTCTGTTGCTTTCCTGAAAAGAGATGTAGGATGTGGCACTTTAAggtatctctgtctctctctgcaggattGTGAATGGCCTGGGTCCAGGCACACTGGCGGCCATCACCTCCCCTCGCACAGTGTCCCCACCCAGCATACTGCCTCTTAGCATCTGacccatcccccacccctcacccgcCTCTGCAAGACAAGGGCACAGAGAGGACCCTGGTATGAGCCCGGAGGGGCCCGGCCAATCACAGGCCTCCCTCTGCTTGCACTGATTGCATCTGTGCAGATGCTCCACCCCCTTttgtgagagaagggggattGGGCTCCGCCCACATGTTTTCCTATAGAACCTACCTAGGTCTTCAACCTACTATCAtttcttgctgtttttttttttttgtttgttttgtttatttattttgtgtatacattcattgagcactttattaggtatttattagatttattctgtagcctatccacttagagttatgatgcgttgtgtgttcagagatgctcttctgcataccaatgttgtaatgtgtggtcatttgcattactgtcaccttcctgtcggctttgaccagtctgcccattctccactgacctctcattaaggtgtttttgcccgcagaactgctgttcactggatgtttttttgttttttgcaccattctctgcaaactctagaggctgttgtgtgtgagagatcagGAGTTATATTCTGGCACCAATCATTCCACGCTCAAAGTCTCATTTAGATCTAATTTCTTCtccattcagacatttggtctgaaaaacggctgaacctcttgacacattagttgctaccacatgattggctaattaaatatttgcattaacaagctggtgtacaggtctacctaataaagtgcccagtgagtgtgtgtaaagtgtgcgtgtgcatgtgcgcgcatGTAAGCGTGGGTTGGTTGGTTTGTTTGCACTTCGGATAAATTGCGCAAGtacattttcctttttggaaaataattttaacgactgacaaaaatatttatttgaattcattGCTGTGTAAGTAGCTAGGATCGCTCTCGCAtccgcgtgtgtgcgtgccgtGCGCGCGGAAAGAAGAGCAGGGAACGCGCGACTGACACGATGGAGTCCAGTCTGTGGGGTGAGACGCTCCTCAGAGAAGTTTCTGGAAGGACGGGGGGGGGAGTGGCGCTACCTGGCCACAGGCAGCATGGCGCATCGGGAAGGAAACTGGACTGCTGCTGGTCAGTTTACAGGCTGAAATCTCCGCTGTAGCACTGCTGCTGCACCCTGCAGCAAGGTTTTTAGATCAATTATTTGCTTAATCATAAATTACTGATGTTTTAATAAgatggtaaaaataataataataaataataaaaataataaataaatgccaaaagAAGAGCCATGTTTACTGACCAAGCAATTATGGCCCttcttttctcatttgtttattAGCAGTAAATCTGTTTAGACCGTTACTGCCCTGACAGTGAGATATTTtgaaggttttttgttttaaatgtatgtaatgttgTCCACTTGTGTCCAGGCAGAGGAGTGGTCTTTTACAGCAAGCCTCTACGATACGAGTCACATGGGTAACGATCCACTGTCCAACATGGTCGAGCCAACATCCTGACCCGTTTTTATACGTTTAAAGAAAAGCAAAagtgtgggtgttttttttaGGCTGTGATTGTGGTCTGAATGTGTTTCACGGTTCTCGTGCTTTTGGCATTATTGCCATTGTGAGAACTGACGTTGTGCTCATGTGCCACTTTAGGTTTTTTTTCAGAGTTGGATTTTGTGAAATGCATTCCAGGTTtgattttatataaataaatgctttCCGGGTTTGATTTTCACTGAACGCATTTTGTTTCCTATTTGCTTTCTTCCACTCTGCGGTGCTCCCCATCTAAAAGTAGGTTATTCTTCCACAGGTTGGCTTATCTACATGGGGAGGTCCACAAAACCCACACCCATGTTCAACCTGAGTGATACATTCAGGCAGGGGGAAcagggtttaaaaaaattatttaaaacaattCACTGGATTTACCAGTAATTGTCATGACATTTCAGTCACAATGCCGGGGCGAATGTACAGTCAAAGCTGTAATGATAAACAAAATTTGCCCTTCAGGTATCTTGGCAACGCCCTTTGTAAATACTCTTGGTTTCTAAGGTTTTATATATAATTCACCTGCCAGTGTGGAGACTGATTTATCTCAGATTGTTTAGGGCATGTGTTTTAATTGGTGTACATTGTAAATGATGTATGTTAAAGCTCTTAAAACCTGATGTGAAACTGTTTGTGTACTGTTGAAATCTGTCAATAAAGAAATTGAAACCCAGGGTTGTGTTTGATCTGTTCCAgcagtgtttttaaataaaaatatggatGCCAATATGGATTAAGGTATTACATTAATAGTTTCAGAAACGTGTGGAAAACCATGAAGctgtaaaaatgtttctgttttcttaTCTGTTTTTAGTGGCCAGTTTAACATCTTTGATTTGACTCCTTACTAATTTTGCAGTGGAACAAGTGCCTTTTGGCGCCACCAGGAGGAGTTTAGTGTGTTTACAATTAAAGTGTTTACATTTGGCTGTCAACCTCAGTACGGATATAAAGTCGTCCCTTACTGGTGTCTCAAATAGCCAAAATACACATACTTCCATTCATATTTTGATCAATatgtgaattgttttttttagatgTTTCGTTTATTTCTCCGAGGCAGAATTATTTTTCCCTACGTCATATTTCCGCGCCCTATATGGCGTAAAAATGTGCAGTCCTGTTCTGTTGTGGCAAAGAGTTTACATGGGTTAGCTCATCTGGCTGTGGACGCAACCAGAAATACTTTAATGCTAAAACTGTCTGACAAAACTGAGCATCTGGGATGGAAATCATTCTATTGGCGTTTcattacaaatgaaattatGTACTAGTGTAGCTATATAAAAAGCAGAAAATGCTCAAATGGAAGGTCAGAAGCATTCAAATGACTACTACGAGTTTGCGCCCAGATGTATAATATTCGTGCTGAATTATGTTATCCAACTTTTACGAAATTCTTAAATTTTGACAAAGAAACATAACTACCGCTGTATTTCAGATTGTTTACgctattttattttactcttgAAAACACTTAGCCTTTTGTGAACTGTCCGCGACTGTCCAGTAGATGGTAACACACGACAGAGATGCGACTAGCAGCAGCACCAGGAGCAGTACGCAAATGTCTGCCAGGTTTAGCCCGATTATGCCGCTTGTCTACAGTTATGTATCGGGAAATCTGTCGGCTACCTGGAGAGGATATCCAAAAAAAATCTGAACTACACTCCAAAGAGGCCACACTCTACGTACACGTAAGCACAACAGGATTACTGCAGTTCTGTACATAATAGAAAAGAATAGGTCTGatgatttgtattattattatttttttatttcgaaATGTTTTTAAGCAAGTCTAGCCTGTGTAATTAATTTCGTCCTGAAATGTAGTGCTTGATCACAAAGCGTACGTTTTCATTTTAACTTGGACTTGAAATTGAAGGGGAGCACTGCTCAGAGGATGAAAATCTATCAAGTCCTCATTTGAGTGCCAGTGAAACTGAGTGCAGGCTACATCTTTAACACCAGGAAATATTGTTTCTGtggagaaaaatgaacagctcactctctcccctcaaGAAGGTGTCTCATCACAGAGAATTGAGTAAAGTGATAGATCACGAAGTAAATAGGATAGGAGTTACTGTGTGTGGTACTGTTTAGATTGTCAATGTCAATCTTATTAAACCCAACGTTTTGCTACGGTTTTTGTGTTGAACCATAcgaaagtgtctgctaaatggcagtaatgtaatgtaaccaacTACAAGCTGAATTGCAGTCATAACATTATTAATGGACAAACAGGAGTCTACAAATATGCAGCATATAAAttatctttatctctctctatatattttttctctgcCTCCCCCAGTGGCCATATTGTCTAAGACGCTGCTCCTATTGCAACTTCAACAAGTACATCTCCCGATCTGTCAATCATGTTGACATGGCGACATGTCTGCAGCGGGAGACGGAGACACTGCTGAGACTTAGCCAGGTGTCCAGGTGAGTGACACCGAACAAGTAGCCAACAAATGAAATTCTTACCTCACTCCAGTCTGTGGGACTCTGCTCCCCAGTGTCCTTCCCACAGTCCTCCTGTTCCTCCTTTCTCCCTGGaacttctctctgtctcttcattCTCGTCCTCAGTGTTGCctctgtgttttttgggggaggAACTCCCAGCCTGGCTCCGCCCTCAACCATTGCTGCCGTCTTGGAGACCGTTGCTAAGCACGCTGGTCTCCGGGCAGATGCTGAGGTGACGCTAGAGGTCAACCCCACCCCTTTCGGCATGGCCAAGCTGGCCGACTTCCGTCATGCTGGGGTCAACCGATACTCCGTGGGAGTGCAAGTCAGTCATGCGCATTTTCAATAACATGCACTTCTACAcacgaaaacacacacacacacacacacacacacacgtgtagcAAAACAAAATCACACTTTATTTTCTTGAGCTGGGTTTTTATTGGTTATTTTTCATCCTTTGTAGTCACTGCATGACGAGGACCTGAGGGTGCTGGGGAGGGACCACGATTCCCAACATGCCTTGCGCACAGTGGAGGAGGCGCGGCGATTGTGCCCGGGGCGCGTGTCTGTTGATGTCATCTTTGGGCGCCCAGGACAAAGCCTGGACCACTGGGAGgctgagctggaggagctgctaTTGGTCTGTGATGATCATGTGTCTCT
It encodes the following:
- the LOC133114793 gene encoding nuclear distribution protein nudE-like 1-B, whose product is METEMIPKFSSKDEEIDYWKTLSLEYKKSCQEARDELQEFQEGSRELEAELEAQLGQAESRIRDLQAENHRLKSEVDTLREKLEQQYAQSYKQISVLEDDLGQTRGIKEQLYRYVRELEQANDDLERAKRATIVSLEDFEARLNQAIERNAFLESELDEKESLLVSVQRLKDEARDLRQELAVRDRSVDGSRMSAPSSPTLDIDRADCAVQASLSLPATPLGKIMDNAFLSQKVLNNGSSPLTPSARISALNIVGDLLRKVGALESKLAACRSMAKDQATRRALTGITNGSIGSGKFSHTLQSCSDKPIVNGLGPGTLAAITSPRTVSPPSILPLSI
- the rsad1 gene encoding radical S-adenosyl methionine domain-containing protein 1, mitochondrial, producing MRLAAAPGAVRKCLPGLARLCRLSTVMYREICRLPGEDIQKKSELHSKEATLYVHWPYCLRRCSYCNFNKYISRSVNHVDMATCLQRETETLLRLSQVSSVASVFFGGGTPSLAPPSTIAAVLETVAKHAGLRADAEVTLEVNPTPFGMAKLADFRHAGVNRYSVGVQSLHDEDLRVLGRDHDSQHALRTVEEARRLCPGRVSVDVIFGRPGQSLDHWEAELEELLLVCDDHVSLYQLTLERGTHLFKQVQAGQLSLPGDEVMARMYESARRILQERGFLQYEVSNFARNGAVSSHNLAYWRAGEFLGVGPGAHGRFVPREKGGVFREARTQTLEPDVWMSEVKRWGHATRRRVELGHVELLEEVLVMGLRLTEGISHQHWGLFSPGLDLQQVVGESTEVKELQEQGLLILDHRGLRCSWEGLAVLDSLLPPLLLGLQAHGHTAGLRGEHTTGLE